One window of the Streptomyces asoensis genome contains the following:
- a CDS encoding HAD family hydrolase yields the protein MLMVVENHSLPRTAAFFDLDKTVIAKSSTLTFSKSFYQGGLINRRAALRTAYAQFVFLVGGMDHDQMERTREYLSALVRGWNVQQVKEIVAETLHDLIDPLIYDEAASLIEEHHTAGRDVVIVSTSGAEVVEPIGELLGADRVVATRMVVGEDGCFTGEVEYYAYGPTKAEAVKELAESEGYDLSRCYAYSDSATDLPMLKAVGHPHAVNPDRALRREAVARGWPILDFHRPVRLKQRIPSFSVPPRPALVAAAAIGAAAATAGLVWYANRRRAATV from the coding sequence ATGCTCATGGTTGTGGAAAACCACTCCTTGCCCCGCACAGCGGCCTTCTTTGACCTGGACAAGACGGTCATTGCGAAGTCGAGCACGCTCACCTTCAGCAAGTCCTTCTACCAAGGCGGCCTGATCAACCGCAGGGCGGCCCTGCGGACCGCATACGCCCAGTTCGTCTTCCTTGTCGGCGGTATGGACCACGACCAGATGGAGCGGACCCGCGAGTACCTGTCCGCCCTCGTGCGCGGCTGGAACGTCCAACAGGTGAAGGAGATCGTGGCCGAGACCCTTCACGACCTGATCGACCCGCTGATCTACGACGAGGCGGCCTCCCTGATCGAGGAGCACCACACGGCCGGCCGTGACGTCGTGATCGTGTCCACGTCGGGTGCCGAGGTGGTCGAGCCGATCGGCGAACTGCTCGGCGCGGACCGCGTGGTCGCCACCCGCATGGTCGTGGGCGAGGACGGCTGCTTCACCGGAGAGGTGGAGTACTACGCCTACGGCCCGACGAAGGCGGAGGCGGTCAAGGAGCTGGCCGAGTCCGAGGGGTACGACCTCTCGCGTTGTTACGCCTACAGCGACTCGGCGACCGATCTGCCGATGCTGAAGGCGGTGGGGCACCCGCACGCCGTGAACCCGGACCGGGCCCTGCGGCGCGAGGCCGTCGCGCGCGGCTGGCCGATTCTCGACTTCCACCGGCCGGTGCGCCTCAAGCAGCGGATTCCCTCGTTCTCCGTACCGCCCCGCCCCGCGCTCGTCGCGGCCGCGGCCATAGGAGCGGCGGCGGCCACCGCGGGCCTCGTCTGGTACGCGAACCGACGCCGGGCGGCGACTGTCTGA
- a CDS encoding Fic family protein, with translation MSTTGASADPLAALGSLPGVAESVETMRKAVDRVYGHRVMRRRSTEITSEAALRGARGSAALSGADWALEEVRRRTDFGADDEARVMGAALRLSAEAGQLLSIWRQSPLRVLARLHLVAAATSDDEVGRPRQAGETVDEPLIELPLPGAAEVAGRLEGLSELIIAGGSAPALVTASVVHGELLALRPFTSHNGLVARAAERIVLIGSGLDPKSVCPAEVGHAELGRAAYLAALDGYVSGTPDGMAAWIAHCGRAVELGARESTAVCEALQRGAA, from the coding sequence ATGAGTACGACAGGCGCGTCCGCCGATCCGCTCGCGGCCCTGGGCTCCCTGCCCGGTGTGGCCGAGTCCGTGGAGACCATGCGCAAGGCCGTGGACCGGGTCTACGGGCACCGTGTCATGCGTCGCCGCAGCACCGAGATCACCTCCGAGGCCGCACTGCGCGGCGCCCGTGGCTCGGCGGCCCTGTCCGGCGCGGACTGGGCACTGGAGGAGGTGCGTCGGCGTACCGACTTCGGCGCCGACGACGAGGCCCGCGTCATGGGTGCGGCTCTGCGGCTGTCCGCCGAGGCGGGCCAGTTGCTGTCCATCTGGCGGCAGTCGCCGCTGCGGGTGCTGGCGCGGCTGCATCTGGTGGCCGCGGCGACCAGCGATGACGAGGTCGGGCGTCCGCGACAGGCCGGTGAGACGGTCGACGAGCCGCTGATCGAGCTGCCGCTGCCGGGCGCCGCCGAGGTGGCCGGCCGTCTTGAGGGACTGTCCGAGTTGATCATCGCCGGCGGCTCCGCGCCCGCTCTGGTGACGGCTTCCGTCGTCCATGGCGAGCTGCTGGCCCTGCGTCCGTTCACCTCCCACAACGGCCTGGTCGCACGGGCCGCCGAGCGCATCGTGCTGATCGGCAGCGGCCTCGACCCCAAGTCGGTCTGCCCGGCCGAGGTGGGGCACGCCGAGCTGGGACGGGCGGCCTACCTGGCGGCCCTGGACGGCTATGTCTCCGGCACCCCGGACGGCATGGCGGCCTGGATCGCACACTGCGGCAGGGCGGTCGAGCTGGGTGCCCGTGAGTCGACGGCGGTGTGCGAGGCGCTTCAGCGCGGGGCGGCGTGA
- a CDS encoding ATP-binding protein, giving the protein MKIAFVGKGGSGKTTLSSLFIRALAADGGPVIAVDADINQHLGPALGLDEAEAAGLPAMGDRLPLIKDYLRGSNPRVASTETMIKTTPPGEGSRLLRVRENNPVYDACARPVELDGGAVRLMVTGPFTDADVGVSCYHSKTGAVELCLNHLVDGPDEYVVVDMTAGSDSFASGMFTRFDITFLVAEPTRKGVSVYRQYKEYARDFGVELKVVGNKVQGQDDVDFLRAEVGDDLLVTVGHSDWVRAMEKGRPPRFELLEDTNRQALRLLRTTVDSSYERRDWERYTRQMVHFHLKNAESWGNERTGVDLAAQVDPGFVLGESLTASV; this is encoded by the coding sequence ATGAAAATTGCTTTCGTCGGGAAGGGTGGCAGCGGCAAGACCACCCTGTCCTCCCTGTTCATTCGCGCCCTCGCCGCCGACGGCGGGCCCGTGATCGCGGTCGACGCGGACATCAACCAGCACCTGGGGCCCGCTCTCGGCCTCGACGAGGCGGAGGCCGCCGGGCTGCCCGCCATGGGCGACCGGCTGCCGCTGATCAAGGACTACCTGCGCGGCTCCAACCCCCGCGTCGCCTCCACCGAGACGATGATCAAGACGACACCGCCCGGTGAGGGCTCCCGGTTGCTGCGAGTGCGCGAGAACAACCCGGTGTACGACGCCTGCGCCCGGCCGGTGGAACTCGACGGCGGCGCCGTCCGTTTGATGGTCACGGGCCCTTTCACGGACGCCGACGTGGGGGTCTCCTGCTACCACTCCAAGACGGGAGCGGTGGAACTGTGCCTGAACCACCTGGTGGACGGCCCTGACGAGTACGTCGTGGTCGACATGACCGCGGGCTCGGACTCCTTCGCCTCCGGCATGTTCACCCGGTTCGACATCACGTTCCTCGTCGCCGAGCCGACCCGGAAGGGGGTCTCCGTCTATCGCCAGTACAAGGAGTACGCCCGCGACTTCGGCGTCGAACTGAAGGTCGTCGGCAACAAGGTGCAGGGCCAGGACGACGTCGACTTCCTGCGCGCCGAGGTCGGGGACGACCTGCTCGTGACGGTCGGCCACTCGGACTGGGTGCGCGCCATGGAGAAGGGCCGGCCGCCCCGGTTCGAGCTCCTCGAGGACACCAACCGCCAGGCCCTGCGCCTGCTCCGGACGACCGTCGACTCGTCGTACGAAAGGCGCGACTGGGAGCGCTACACACGGCAGATGGTGCACTTCCACCTGAAGAACGCCGAGTCATGGGGCAATGAACGGACCGGGGTCGACCTGGCCGCGCAGGTCGACCCCGGATTCGTCCTCGGCGAAAGCCTCACGGCCTCCGTGTGA